The sequence below is a genomic window from Uranotaenia lowii strain MFRU-FL chromosome 2, ASM2978415v1, whole genome shotgun sequence.
gagttcgagcccaagagtaaacatcgaacacagttgtaccggataagtttttcaataacgatccgccaactgtaacgttgataaagtcgcgaatgccataaagatggtaaaacgactataatcgaaacaaaaaaaatctgtttagtTGTTTGAGAAAACATGCACTTGCGACCTTCTGCATTACATTTTTGGCACAAACGTCGATTTTAAACTCCTTCAAAATGTTCCTATAACTATTTATTCCATTTGGAACTTACCTCTTAATTTCCTGTTTAGGTACCTACTTAATTTAACCCCGGGTAATCAatcatgaaaaatgaaaaaaatcgcctCAATCAGAAATCGAACTGGAGTCCTCTTAGTTACATCTCCGACAACTTACCTCTAggctagggttaccatatcctgcaacgCAAAAAAGAGTACTaagagaaaataatttacaaaatagtaAAGACGAACGCcgttaaaaaaaaccaccaTGTTTTAGGCTATTCAAATATCGCCTGATTGTTGCTAGATATAAGACTTGCATGATAAATGCTGAGAATTTGGATGGATggatttattcaaagttttcgattttatgctgaaaaagcacaccaaagttgataaaaactgCGTTTTAAGAAGAGTATATTTTAAAGAcgcgtatttttttcattctttgaaattattattgctGATTCGTGCGCTATatctttaaccctcatccgcattagatttcattaccctaataaacactaggagtgtcaatttgacaccacaagcttaaatcgttataacttttggcgtgttcaaccagtttaaacaaaacttatatcaatagaaaccttgtaatgtcagtaaaatatgttcagAACATTATgtatagctaaagttactagttttctcgttattcagcatcaaagaaaaaaaaatccgaaaaaacatgcctcacgaaaactgctgtagttcatatattacacgtctaaacaaatatttgccttatgcatataaCAGCTGAAGTTattgcctacatcatgaagacaagaaatattttttgatttttttttaatgaaatagtaacaaaaagttcaaaaaagtggtctaaaaaacctacttttcatttgattgctagtaaatactgtttgagcgatggtagagttttgaaaaaaatatgactacaaactttattaaaattctaacaatttgctgtctttagatttttgatgcaaaaaaattgaaatttctggaatttttcaaagttcactactttgcgcaatttttttacaaattgaaatttcatctctttttgtggtccaccgtcacagagagcgaagccgacagacgaagaaatgcacgacacgcatcgcattccccgaagaaatttttgtattttgaagcttctgggaaaagttacaagccttcaaacttgcaatggtgtcaaatgacaccctaatgcggatgagggttaaccctttccttcccacgaggtttttcacgttttaaaaatagaaatattgatttatagctaaagttctagaacaaaagatgcataatttaagcctactttaatgatccatttgataaatttgggttttgaggtggatcatatgtgctccattgggaagataacaacacatagggtgcaaatgaaaaacaggaaataattgcaaaaacacaaggaatttcatcactttattgatcacaaactaaaacgttgctatttgataaaaaacttttttggtaTACGCGTCGctcgaaagtctatttatagaaatatttgaaattttcatttttgccttgaacaatggccgccatgacactttgcgcaaggaaaacaaagcatgccgtttttcgagaaaatcacgaacttttacaaatatttcgagacatgtggtcatttaagcagatgaaataagtatcctgaagcgattttttttgttgacgaaatgattttcttgagtattgataagaagcttcacaagaagaaaagtacgttttgttcccagtgtatcaccagtgatccactttacttactcaaaaatttatatgtttttgttgaaatctaagtaaaccatcatttgattctgcttgcataagcaaccttctgcacgtcagtaattttatttgaaagaaattataaaaacttgtcaagttatAGAACAAtaaatgacgacttgatttaaattcgaaaaatatccgacttttttgcagcttttgatctgtCAAGCAAAACCTAGtgaaccgattttcttcaaatttcgtgcgATGTTTCTTCATTCATATCTACACATTCagtgaaaaaatggtgttgatccaaagcgcccagttcaaatgcgagctgcGCAAAGTtctggatcacctgtgctaccatgggaaggaaagggttaagcaAGTTGCTGATATGTACCTATAATGTCTACTGTCCGGGAGtacattgcatactcaaaggcgctaattttgaacaaaaagtcCCGATTGAAATCGTGAATGTACTCGTGATTCCTTTCATTGGTATCCATCCTTTGAAACATTCAACAAAAGAAGCCAAGTGTTGTGCAAAAAATGCGTAAAAAGATGGATCTATTGTATTTTTATGAATACAATCTTCATGTATCGGAAGAAATAAGTTAATTCAaaggagaaaattttatttattaaaattcaccaaaaaatGAGTACATTCCGTACAATTTCACAAGAAGAAGAGTGGTACGctcatttttcgatcaaaaagagtacatgtactcgtAAAAGAGTACGAATGGTATCCCTACATTAGGCCAACTTGTCAGATGAAAtctgtcaagctgtagctctttaATTGAGTTGACTTTATCAAGTTGAGTTCACTgttagattctacggcagaaaatgtttatcatgccccgatcaatggtgctctgttcgccccgaatCAACAAGTTATagtaaaaactcattttaaaattgaatataatgattaatgaaaactttaatgAAGGTGAAACTTTAGGATCAACGTGTACACCATGTAGCAATATGTACATTATAGATGAAGGTGATTTTTCGATCCTTAGGCCTTATTTTCCGAgtctttaaaatattaatttcttcttttgtcacccacTCCTCCAGCACTCCCCGAGCCGGATCGTTGGAACGAAGAACATTATGAAACACaggttttgaaaactttaatcagGTAATGAAACCGTTTTGCTCAAATAATAATCGAAACTTGAATGAATTTGTGTCTTTGCTTCATTTAATTTGGTGAGCCAGAACAGCTTTTgaaaagatgaataaaaatactGTTCAGTCCGACGAGTCGACTGAAGAAAGAGAGAGCGACGATGAATAACCGCGAGAGAACCAAACGGAATGAGCAACACGGCTGCTCTCGCTATAGAAAGTTCTAGGAGGTTCCATCTAGCGCAAGCACGTGATTGTGTGCTTCTCGCtagcctatttaagggcgctTTCTTCGATGCGCCTGAAGTCAGTTCGCATTCAACCACCAAACTTGTAACATCTTAGAGAAAAGTGAAAGTGATAagtaaagagaaaaataaagagAGAAATATGAAGTGCTAAAAGTTTGTGTTTTCTGTGCTCGCTCCGGCATCTGCTCGTCCCGAATCCAGCCGCTGAAAttaatcggctcttttcagagccattTCCGAAAGAGTACGATCTCGTAAGGACGAGGTCATCGAGAAGTCTTGGCCGCCAGGCAGCATCGGAATGATCTGCCTCCACTGATGagacaaccatgcgtggttgtctcttgAGGCCCAATCCCACGAGGAGAGCGGGCATTTTTCCCAATCAGTGGTAGTTCCCAAGCATCCGCAAATACAGTCCACACGCAAcaatggtccttcgaaccggatgaaGAAGCCGGCACCTCCAGACGGAAAACGCCCGTCTTTTGATACTGGATCGGACAGCAGAATGTCGTGAGTGGAGCACAGAAAAGGAGCAATAAAGTGAATATCAAAGCGGACATTTATCGAGAAAACAGTGAATTTAGCAAAGTGAATAAAATGCCACCCAAAAGAACACCGGTGAAAGGGAGCCCGGATTCACCGAGAGGAAAAGACACACTTGAGTTGCTTATCCACAACCATGGAATTGCAAAACGGAATGTTCAAAGGATCCTGACTCATTTGAAGAAAGCGGAAGATGACAACGCTGAGCTGACCCCAGCTCAAATCAAAGTGTACCAGCGAGGCGTGGAGAGTTCCTACACAGATTTCAAGATGCTTTTCAATGAGGTCATCCAACTGGTCTCACCAGCCGAGCGTGAAGAGCATGACGACGATTATTTTGACTTCGTGGACCTGTATGAAGGAGCGTCGATGGTGCTCGAAGGTTGGCTCGAAAAACTAACGCCAGCCCTGCAGCATCAGTCAACCAACAACCAGCCTGCTTTGATCGTCCAACCTTCGCTTCCTCGAGCCATACCAACATTTGACGGAAGGTACGAGCAATGGGAGAAGTTTAAGGTGATGTTCCAGGATGTGGTCGACAAAAGCAACGAGCCAGACCGCATCAAACTGTACCACTTGGAGAAGGCCTTAATTGGAGATGCCGCTGGATTGATAGACGCCAAAACTATCACCGACGGCAACTACGCACGAGCATGGCAGCTTCTCGACGAGCGATTCTCTGACCAGCGACGGTTGATCGACCGGCATCTAGCAGGCTTGCTAAGTGCCAAAAAATTATGCCACGAATCCTTTAGTGAGCTGAGGTCTTTGGTGGAGACTTTCGATGGACACTACGAAAACCTCAAATTCTTGGGCCATTCTTTTGCCAACGTAGCGGAATACATGGTGGTGTACCTGATGTCCCGTGGATTGGATGACGAGACCAGAAAGCTGTGGGAGTTCACCGTGAGGAATGGGGAGTTGCCAACATACGCAGACACAATTGGATTTTTGAAAGAGCGTATCTCAGTCCTGGAGAGATGCCGAATATCCAGCGAAGACACATCATCTTCTGGGGGGGATGATGTTCAGTCCGACGAGTCGACTGAAGAAAGAGAGAGCGACGATGAATAACCGCGAGAGAACCAAACGGAATGAGCAACACGGCTGCTCTCGCTATAGAAAGTTCTAGGAGGTTCCATCTAGCGCAAGCACGTGATTGTGTGCTTCTCGCtagcctatttaagggcgctTTCTTCGATGCGCCTGAAGTCAGTTCGCATTCAACCACCAAACTTGTAACATCTTAGAGAAAAGTGAAAGTGATAagtaaagagaaaaataaagaaagaaatATGAAGTGCTAAAAGTTTGTGTTTTCTGTGCTCGCTCCGGCATCTGCTCGTCCCGAATCCAGCCGCTGAAAttaatcggctcttttcagagccattTCCGAAAGAGTACGATCTCGTAAGGACGAGGTCATCGAGAAGTCTTGGCCGCCAGGCAGCATCGGAATGATCTGCCTCCACTGATGagacaaccatgcgtggttgtctcttgaggcccaatcccacgaggggagcgGGCATTTTTCCCAATCAGTGGTAGTTCCCAAGCATCCGCAAATACAGTCCACACGCAACAAATACCAATACCCTTTTAGAAATTGAATAGGAAACCGGTAGAATGTAACTTATTgctaaatgaaaacaaatcccCCCTTTTTGAAGTGAATAGAAAAAAGGTTCAATTCGCTAGGTAaattaaaaaaggtaaaatttacctcgaaagaagGGTTGAAAACCCAGTTACTcggtaaatttttcctttttattataTTCCGTGAACCTCTGGcccgattatttttttcatcaacatttATACATATTAGAAATCGAAACAAAGTTGTCATAATTCATCGATCAATTATTACAATTGATGACCGGTGTAttccaaaaatgtttcaaaagccTTTCTTGGATCTCCGAACATCAAaccaaacaagaaaaattaaacccaTCAAAACCCACTCACTTTGTCATCTACATGTACCTACTTACTAAATAACCTTTCTGAGCCATAGGTCTTGGTTAACAAACGAACGACCGAAAATCGGAGCATCTTCCTGGGCCAAAGATCGAATGATCTCGTCATCCTTGATGGAGAGAAAACTCGCGAGCGCGTCCCAGTCACCCACCACAGCATCTTCTTTGGCCAGACGATGATGTCTTCTACgctcacagagaacagacagcTCGTCCGCGCGATCATCTCACGTCAATTGTTTCGCTCTGAAAATTTGAACGAATCAGAGACGACCATTCATTATCATTGGGTTGTTTTCCTTTGTATCTTGTCTTGTCGTCATATCACTTCGAGATCGATCATCAAAGTCATGCGAGGTTGGTGGTCAGCGAGAGAGACATAGAGAGAGAATCGCAAAAGAGTGTAGCCGATGCATGTTTTCTTCCGATAGCGGTGCATTAAACATTTTCCGGTCGATTTTTTATTACCTTATCAGTTAACAGCACACTCTTGTTCGATTATCGTGCATAATTTGATTGTTATGATGATAAGATGATCTATTCGAAAGATGTTTATTTCAGAACTTATAGCTCTTattacacgcagcgaaaagattttttatttcaaaggaaagtgccgcaaaaacaaaggattttttcctttgattttgggataaataaaaattcctttgattcaaatgcaaTTTCATTTGttccaaagaatttttcttttgaaaagtctttgaatcaaaatattaatgctttgaaacaaaaaaagttccatttgaTCCAAAGTTGTTGTCAttgctacaatgtaatttagacttagatttaaaaggattggttcattgaaccattttccttttattccaattggaagaaatatttacTGTTGTctgaagttcctattaggaattttaaatacctagtaaaaaaaaagaatttacattttaaattcatttttattcacaaaattaacactacactggttcactataattgAATCATCCGGTCCTAATTTTGGCCTGAGGGCATTCTTTTTGGGCCGCTTAATAGAGTTTCGGAAGCAGCTCCAGTTGCTAGCTTTAGtggtcatccaactggtgattgccactgaagatcgggccgaagataatcagaccgctggatttggggcggaatcagccgtggtcctgtaacactgcaagagtttatataaaatcttaaacattcactttttgattaatggattaacgcacacttaccattcttcatcctgaatcctcctaaagCTAActctgattcactagttttgattttcaacacaaccggacaaactgtattcaaaattcggttcttgctcaatccaaaatatcttctaagtttaaaattttaatttaaagaaattattccttgctgttgaaaactattttctttagttgaaaaaaaaagtactttgttttaaacgaaatgggcaaatgatcaaatttcttttgaatcaaagaatttgtttaaaatcaaagtccaaaattattcagttcaaaaaattaattctttctttcagaaattatttatttgaatcagaacgataattcattgattcaaagaaaacaggagtttgattcaaaaaactgaatgttttgaatcaaagtcagttttgttttgtatcaaaatccaagttttctctgcgtgtataCATATGAGGGCAGTAGGCGTACGCTTAACGGTCATCACGCGTTTTTTCGGCTTcgcaaattttaactttttttcataaaagatgACAGATTGCAACCAAATTCAATTTAAGTGAAGAAAGAAACCGTAAGAAAGGAAAGAAGCCGTTTATGAAATGTCATTGCAGCTGCAAAAAGGGCCCAGATAAATTAAACATCGCCATTGTATCTGCGTCCAGGGATtttataagagcaagttcactggtgttgggaagaAGTTGTAGAAATTTggacacttttagcacattttgaaaaaaatttcatgcaaaaacattttcaagatctgtcgccttcaagttttttagcaacacgtgttctattttcgcatcaTCCTTCATCGTGCTTTCGCCGTGTGCGGTTCGTTTTGTTTTGCTCCGGTTCGTTCGCGAACTGATATTGGTGGTAAAAATTGCAAAGTCAtgaaagaaagaatttttttcccgaTAGTTAGATGAAGTTTAGTGAAGCTGGCTTGAATCGTGTGTTCATTAAGAAAAATAtacgaaaatttaaagaaattgggttcattttaatatttgaactaTGCAGAATATTCTACGGTGCGTCGCGATGATGGTTATCGGTAGTGAACTGGGtgtcaaaaaagttatgttcGGAACATTTTAATTATTCCCGATTCCCGATGAGTGTTGTGggcagaaattttaaattgatttaagtgTCTGTTATTATGAGTGAAATAAGTGATGTCTTTTACCATCCGAGAATGAATCGCCGAGACATGTCCGAACATGTCTGCCTCAGTCCAAACAAATTTGGAACGCGAAAAACAGAGAACGCACATCTGCGCATGCGCGTTTACTGTGTAGGATGGCGTAGGCGCATATTCTGGATCGAAGCAagcgatggaaaaaaaactcaaaccaaACCCGGTGAGGCATTTCCGATTATCTTTTTTCTTTCTCGTTTCTTCTGCTTCTTTCGTTTTCATTTTCTCAATAACATGCCTATCAGCCGCAGAGAGGCAATTTTCATTGTGAGTAATTAGTCATGCCTTCTTGATAACTTTCTATCATTTGGATCGTTAGATTCAACTTTATGAAATTAAACAAGGTGGGTTCCAGCTACAGATAAGCTGAGAGTGTCTAGAGGTAAGACaggtaaaaaggtaagattattttaccatacaaatatttcattgattgattatattatataagaacgtacaaaaagttgccagctgggcaggtatttACAcggatgcggaatacctgtcggagattcttaactctaaatatgttatgaattttatacggctgCGAAAcagtttgctcgttctacaagtaagacatacacctacacgaaacattttcatttcatgtcagttcacacgaagccatggtgtcgggtatgtgatgatttgcattgaagattggccgaactaaaaatctaaaggatgcaaattaacgcatacgttggcgaaactgcggtgaatccgtgcacccatggtggattatctacatacatacatacatacgtgttctattttcgcatgctgtgatgcaaaaaacgcaatatttctatcacatacggctaaaatagaaacagtactgtaaaaaaatacaacgcccaaagatcttgaaaacatgtttgcatggtaaaattttcaaaatgtgctttaAGTGTAAAAATtactaccactttttcccaacacgagtgaacttgctctaagtgcatatagttttttgaaaaaatatcaactgtgAGAAAAATGGCATTCTGTCAAAGTTAGAAGTTTTTGCGCTGCTTAGCgcgattttattcttttttgaacgcaactgtatgtagctttaaaaaaataaattcaacaattttttaaaattacttatttaatgcatagtgttgttttaaaatcacacttataaaatcaaaatatttcggAAATGCTTGAATGTTTTTAAGGGAAGTCTTATCCTAAACGGACTGTTTTAACTTCTCCTGGTATCGTTCCTGTCCATGACCTACTGCACCAAGCCAAAACAGCGACGACATCGTGTTTGTCATCTCAGTGTGGCGGCTTAGCGGATTGTGactttcacttttatcaaaaaacttttGACATCTTTTATGACCCGGACCACAACCGTAATGCGTGAGAAATTCATCAATCTGAAGCTGTCCCGGTGCGAGCTGCTACATTACTGATTTCCATATTTCATATGCGGGTGGACCCAAAGA
It includes:
- the LOC129742301 gene encoding uncharacterized protein LOC129742301; translated protein: MPPKRTPVKGSPDSPRGKDTLELLIHNHGIAKRNVQRILTHLKKAEDDNAELTPAQIKVYQRGVESSYTDFKMLFNEVIQLVSPAEREEHDDDYFDFVDLYEGASMVLEGWLEKLTPALQHQSTNNQPALIVQPSLPRAIPTFDGRYEQWEKFKVMFQDVVDKSNEPDRIKLYHLEKALIGDAAGLIDAKTITDGNYARAWQLLDERFSDQRRLIDRHLAGLLSAKKLCHESFSELRSLVETFDGHYENLKFLGHSFANVAEYMVVYLMSRGLDDETRKLWEFTVRNGELPTYADTIGFLKERISVLERCRISSEDTSSSGGDDVQSDESTEERESDDE